GCAGGTAGGCGACGTTTGTGTCACCATTCAGGAACCACAATAACTCATGAATAATGGAACGTAGGTGACATTTCTTAGTGGTCACCAGCGGGAAACCTTCCTGTAAATTGAAACGCATCTGGTGGCCAAAAATCGATAGCGTGCCAGTGCCGGTACGGTCGGCTTTGGAAGTACCCTCAGCGAGCACCTTGTTCATTAAATCCAGATACTGTTTCATTGGTTTCTCATGGCAATTGTTGCTGTGGGCGACGACGGTATGCCCAAACCATCATCATAATACCGGCCACCACCATCGGGATAGAGAGGATTTGCCCCATGCTGATCATGCCGTTAAACAGGCCAAGCTGAGCGTCTGGCTGGCGGAAAGTTTCAACGATAATGCGGAAGGTGCCATAGCTGAGTAGGAACAGACCGGATACAGCCCCCATAGGGCGCGGCTTGCGGATAAACAGGTTCAGTATGATAAACAACACCACGCCTTCCAGCAGCAGTTCATATAATTGCGATGGGTGACGCGGCAGCACACCATACTGATTCAATAACGGCAACAATGTAGCATCGGCGGTAGCGGTAGCAATTGCTATGTCTTCGCTGCGCGAGCCTGGGAACAACATCGCCCAAGGGGTGTCGGTGGTCACACGCCCCCACAATTCGCCGTTGATAAAGTTACCGAGACGCCCGGCCCCCAGGCCAAATGGGATCAGCGGAGCAATAAAATCAGAGACTTGAAAGAAGGTACGCTGAGTGCGATGGGCAAACCAGGCCATCACCAGGATCACCCCCATCAACCCACCATGGAAAGACATGCCACCATCCCAAACTTTGAACAGGTATAAAGGGTTATCCAAGAACAACGGTAGGTTGTAGAACACCACGTAGCCTACGCGGCCACCGACAAAAACGCCCAAAAAACCGGCATACAGCAGGTTTTCCACTTCATCTTTAGTCCAGCCGCTGTCCGGCTTGCTGGCGCGGCGCACCGCTAACCACATGGCAAAAACGAAGCCGACCAAGTACATCAGACCGTACCAATGTAGGGAAACCGGGCCGATAGAAAAAATGATCGGGTCAAATTTAGGAAATGCCAGATAGTTATTGCTCATCTATCACCATAATATGTCTGTTATTCTTCCCCATTAGGGGGCGGCAGGTGCCAAACGCGACGAAGGTTACCCAATGGATTTCAAGTTGTAGCCAGTTTGGACAGCAACAGCGCACAACAACCGCAGCGTACATAGCGTACACGAGGATGGTGAGCACTGCCCAGATGCAAAATGGCGAATAAAATAGCCTAATGGGATAAGCTCTAAGTCAGCCACTGGGATAAGCGCATGTCGCCAATAATGCTACAACTTGAAAGACGATAGGCATGCACCGCCCGCGGAGATTATGTATCATAACATAGGCTTAACGGTGTTTAAGGCGGCGGATGGGGGAAAATCTGTAAAAAACCAGTCCGCTACTGGGCTTATCTGCCACCACGGATCAACCCCCCCATGCCGCTACGCTCCATAAATGCCGCCGCCAAGTGGCGCACTTCGCTCGTCATTTCGGCGCTCAATACCCGCTGCGCCAGCGCTTCGGCATCCGATAACGCAATGTGCCGCAGCAGGTATTTGATGCGTGCCACGCTACGGCCATTCATGCTGAGATTGCGGTAACCCATGCCTACCAGCAGCAGCGCACCCATGGGATCGCCTGCCAGTTCGCCGCACAGGCAAACCTGTAACCCGGCTACCTTGCCCTGTTCGGCGATCAGTTTCAGCACATGCAGCATGGCGGGGTGCAGGCTGTCATATAACGACGCCACCCGCGTATTGTTGCGGTCAACCGCCAGTAGATATTGGGTCAAATCATTGGTGCCGATCGAGATAAAGTCTAGACGCGTGCCCAAAGAAGGGATCAGGAAAATCATCGACGGCACTTCTAGCATCACGCCAATCTTCGGTTTCGGGATCTCATAGCCCAATACTTCTTCTACTTCACACACGGCACGATCGATCAGGCGTTTGGCTTCGTCGATCTCCTCAATACTGGTGATCATTGGCAGTAAAATGCTGAGGTTACCAGTGCTGACATTCGCGCGCAGCATGGCTCGCACCTGAATCAAAAAAATTTCCGGTTGGTCTAGAGTAATACGTGTGCCACGCCAGCCCAGGCAAGGATTCTCTTCGCTGATCGGCATGTACGGCAACTGTTTGTCAGCACCGATATCCAGCGTGCGCAGGGTAACCGACTTGGTCGGGTAGAGTTGCAACATACCCTGATATTGCCCCAGTTGTTCTTCTTCCGAGGGGAAACCGCTTTGCAGCATGAAGGGGATTTCAGTGCGGTACAGGCCAACACCATCTACCCGCCCACCCAGCAGTTGTTCATGTTCCGGGCTGAGACCGGCGTTCAACATTACTAGGATACGTTCGCCGCTTCTCAGTTGAGCTGGCTGCTCGACGTCGTCTTCCGCCAGTTTGCTCAGTTCCAACTCTTCGCTGATCAGTCTTAGATATTCTTGTACCAGCAACGGTTCGGGATCGACCAGCAGTTCGCCGCGATAGCCATCGACAATCAGCAACCGTTGGCTGAGCAACGCTGGTTGGATATCGGCACCCATCACAGTTGGCACCCCCATCGCCCGCACCAAAATCGCCGCATGGGAGTTGGCTGCGCCATCGCGTACCACGACACCCACCAAACGATCCTGCGGTACTTCAGCCAGCATGGTTGCGGTCAGTTCATCCGCTACCAGTACAAAACGCGCGGGCCATTGGGTGGCCGCTGGGGTGATATCATCGAGGTGGAACAGCAAACGTTGACCCAGTGCGCGCAGATCGCTGGCGCGCTCGCGCATATAGGTATCTTGTAGGCTGGCTAACTGTTCGGCAAACGTCTCTATCACCAGCTTTACCGCCCACTCAGCGACCGAACCACGGTCAATTTCGGCAAACAGTTCACGCTTGAGGCGTGCATCGTTTAACAGGTGGGAGTATAGGTCAAAGATCGCCGCACTCTCTTTTTGCGAGCTGGCGGCAAAGCGTTTGCTGAATCGGCGAAACTCCGTGCCTGCTTCTTCCAGTGCCTGATTTAGGCGTTCACGCTCGCTGACGGTGTCCAACGTCGAGGCACGGTATACCTGTTCGAGCGAAGGTTGGCCGCTGTCTTGCCACCCTACCGCCACCGCCACACCAGGCGATGCTGCCAGCGCGCAGATGCGCGTCTGCCGATATTGACCGAAAATGGCGTTGAGCTGCGAGTGTGATAAGACCCCAGCCATCTGTGTGGCCAGGGTCACCATGAAAGATTCTTCGCTTTCATCGAACTGGCGTAGCTCACGCTGCTGCACCACAAGCACGCCCAACAGTTGGCGACGATGGATGATCGGTACGCCAAGGAAAGATCGGAAACGCTCCTCCTTCACTTGGGGAACGTATTTAAAACTAGGGTGATTCTGCACATCAGCCAAGTTGATTGGCTCTGCCCGGCTCCCGACCAAACCTACTACGCCTTCATTAAAAGCCAATGAGATGGAGCGCCCACGCGGTTTTTGTAAGCCACGTGTCGCCATCAGGTAATAGCAGCGGCGATTATTGTCTGCCAGATAAATAGAGCAGACTTCCGTATCCATCGCCAGGCAGGTTTCATTGACTAAGATATCCAGCGCAACCGTCAGGTTGGCAGCTGTGGCCACCTTCTCAACAATTTCTCGCAAGCGCGTGAGCATAATCGGCTTAACTTAACCTCTCTTTCGGCGGTAAGCGGGAATCTGCCGTTGTGTTGCCGGTACTGGCATCACAGTCGCGGCGAATTCTTTCATCACCCAGCGGTAAACATCCCGTTTGAACGACACCACCTGGCGCACCGGATACCAAAAGCTCACCCAGCGCCAACCATCGAACTCCGGCGTGCTGCTACGTTGCATATTGATATCAGCGTCGTTGCACATCAACTGCAACAAAAACCATTTCTGTTTTTGGCCGATACATACCGGCTTTGTGTCCCAACGCACCAAACGTTTTGGCAATTTATAGCGCAACCAGTTGCGGGTTGAAGCCAGGATACGTACATCCTTTTTGCTCAGACCCACTTCTTCGAACAGTTCACGGTACATCGCCTGTTCCGCCGTTTCCCCACGGTTAATCCCACCTTGGGGAAACTGCCAGGAGTGCTGACCGTAACGGCGGGCCCATAGAACCTGCCCCTGACGATTACAGATTACGATACCAACATTCGGGCGGTAGCCATCATCATCGATCACCGGACTACCTCGATAAGCTTAAATTCGCATACTCAATAGATGCCCTGATTGTTTCACACAAGCTACGGGTGGTAAACCACTGCTTTGCAGCACACTATACCGAATAACAGGGATGTAATTCACAGATAATGGCGAAGTTATAAACACGCCTGCGCGTTTTCGGCCAATTTATTCACTTTTTCTGTGGATAGGTATGTGAAAAACTCAAGGGAAAAGTCGGTAAAACTCTTACAGGCATAAAAGCACTACCAAAATGAGTTTAATATTAATATTTATAATACAAAAAGATAATGCGATCACGGCGGCAATGAATAGGTCAGGAATGTGATCTTTACAGGGTTAAGAACCTGCTTTGGCGAAAGATCCACCAGCGTTATTTTTATCCACAGATTATCCGGGGAAGTGACCCACAAATCGAACAAATTCGTAAAAGATTGCCGGCGTCAAGGCTGTAAATCGAACCAGTGATCGACAAAAGTTTGAGTTATCCCGTAAATCTGTGGATAAAGAGGGGTAAGATCCTGTTTATTGTCGGTGGCTTCAACTGCACAAGCAGCGCGCGGAATGACTTTATTACTCAGGGTAAGGTAAAAAGTCATGTAAGATCATGCTACTATCGCTATTTTCCCCAAACCGAACTAACCGCTACTGGCGGCAGGTAGATAAAGTATGTTTTTCAAACAAACCCAACAGGCTTGATTTATGGCGTTTTTATCTCCATTACTCCTTCCACCGGAAAATGAACAACAACTGTTCGAGCGCGCCCAGGCATTGGCCGGGTTCAGCCTGGGTGAACTGGCGACACACGCACAACTGCCTATCCCTAAAGACCTAAAGCGCGATAAAGGCTGGGTTGGTATACTGCTGGAGCGGTTCCTCGGTGCCATGGCTGGCAGCAAGCCTGAACAAGATTTTCCTGAATTGGGCATCGAGCTGAAAACCATTCCGATCGACGCCGCTGGCAAACCGTTAGAAACCACCTTCGTCTGCGTGGCACCACTCACTGGCAATAGCGGTGTCACCTGGGCCAGTAGCCATGTTCGCCATAAGATGGCTAGGGTGCTGTGGATACCGGTGGAAGGCGAGCGGCAAATCCCGCTGACACATCGGCGCATCGGCTCGCCGCTGCTGTGGAGTCCAAACGCCGCAGAGGAAGAGATGCTGCGCCGCGATTGGGAAGAACTGATGGATCTGATCGTTCTGGGTCATGTGGAACGCATCACCGCCCGTCACGGCGCAGTACTTCAGCTACGCCCCAAGGCGGCCAACGGCAAGGCGTTAACTGAGGCCATCGGTGAACAGGGGCAGCCAATTTTGACGTTGCCACGCGGCTTCTATCTCAAAAAGAATTTCACCGGTGCCCTGTTAGCAAGATATTTCTTAATTTAAATTTCTTTGTTTAGCACGCGTTTAGCAAGCCCTGTCGGTACTAGAATAAACGCGTACAATTACTCTCTTGTATTTATTAAGGTATGTAGGGCGATGTTCGAATGGATTGTAGATCCCAATGCTTGGTTAGCCTTAGGTACGTTGACCATTCTTGAGATCATATTGGGTATTGATAACATTATTTTCCTTTCCCTGGTGGTGGCCAAGCTGCCGAAAACCCAGCAGAACAAAGCACGCCGTCTGGGCCTAGCCGCTGCCATGCTGATGCGTTTGGCGTTGCTTGGTTCCATCACTTGGGTGATCCGCCTGACGCATCCGCTGTTCAGCATCATGGCTCATAGCGTTTCCGCCCGCGATCTGATCCTGCTGTTGGGCGGGCTGTTCCTGATTTGGAAAGCCAGCAAAGAGATCCACGAAACTATCGAGGGTCCGCGAGAAGAGCAGCATACTCAGGTGCACAGCTTCTTCGGCGCGATCATGCAAATCATGCTATTGGACATCATTTTTAGCCTGGACTCGGTGATCACCGCAGTGGGGCTATCCGATCACTTGTTTATCATGATGGCAGCGGTGGTGTCCGCCGTTGGCGTGATGATGTATGCCGCCCGGCCAATCGGCGAGTTTGTTAACCACCATCCATCGGTGAAAGTGTTGGCGCTGGCGTTTTTGATCCTGGTGGGGTTTACCCTAATGCTGGAAAGCTTCCAGGTGCATGTGCCAAAAGGTTATATTTACTTCGCCATGTTCTTCTCGATGGCGGTCGAGACACTCAACTTAATGCGCAGTAAAAAGGGCGGCGTTTCTAAATGAGATCCCCTTATAGGAGCCACGCCGCACTGGATCCGCTTTTCCCACTATCTCGGCCTTGATTATAGTGGATCTTTCGTCGTCACCTGATACCTGGCTCCTGTTTCACCTTACTGAATAAACCATAAGCGCTAACCAGAAAAGGAAGACTGTTAATGCAATACCACCGTATTCCCCATAGTTCGTTGGAAGTGAGTGTGCTGGGACTAGGCACCATGACTTTTGGCGAACAAAACACGCAAGCCGATGCCCATGCACAGTTGGACTATGCACTAGCCGCA
The sequence above is drawn from the Serratia symbiotica genome and encodes:
- the lgt gene encoding prolipoprotein diacylglyceryl transferase: MSNNYLAFPKFDPIIFSIGPVSLHWYGLMYLVGFVFAMWLAVRRASKPDSGWTKDEVENLLYAGFLGVFVGGRVGYVVFYNLPLFLDNPLYLFKVWDGGMSFHGGLMGVILVMAWFAHRTQRTFFQVSDFIAPLIPFGLGAGRLGNFINGELWGRVTTDTPWAMLFPGSRSEDIAIATATADATLLPLLNQYGVLPRHPSQLYELLLEGVVLFIILNLFIRKPRPMGAVSGLFLLSYGTFRIIVETFRQPDAQLGLFNGMISMGQILSIPMVVAGIMMMVWAYRRRPQQQLP
- the ptsP gene encoding phosphoenolpyruvate--protein phosphotransferase, which codes for MLTRLREIVEKVATAANLTVALDILVNETCLAMDTEVCSIYLADNNRRCYYLMATRGLQKPRGRSISLAFNEGVVGLVGSRAEPINLADVQNHPSFKYVPQVKEERFRSFLGVPIIHRRQLLGVLVVQQRELRQFDESEESFMVTLATQMAGVLSHSQLNAIFGQYRQTRICALAASPGVAVAVGWQDSGQPSLEQVYRASTLDTVSERERLNQALEEAGTEFRRFSKRFAASSQKESAAIFDLYSHLLNDARLKRELFAEIDRGSVAEWAVKLVIETFAEQLASLQDTYMRERASDLRALGQRLLFHLDDITPAATQWPARFVLVADELTATMLAEVPQDRLVGVVVRDGAANSHAAILVRAMGVPTVMGADIQPALLSQRLLIVDGYRGELLVDPEPLLVQEYLRLISEELELSKLAEDDVEQPAQLRSGERILVMLNAGLSPEHEQLLGGRVDGVGLYRTEIPFMLQSGFPSEEEQLGQYQGMLQLYPTKSVTLRTLDIGADKQLPYMPISEENPCLGWRGTRITLDQPEIFLIQVRAMLRANVSTGNLSILLPMITSIEEIDEAKRLIDRAVCEVEEVLGYEIPKPKIGVMLEVPSMIFLIPSLGTRLDFISIGTNDLTQYLLAVDRNNTRVASLYDSLHPAMLHVLKLIAEQGKVAGLQVCLCGELAGDPMGALLLVGMGYRNLSMNGRSVARIKYLLRHIALSDAEALAQRVLSAEMTSEVRHLAAAFMERSGMGGLIRGGR
- the rppH gene encoding RNA pyrophosphohydrolase; this translates as MIDDDGYRPNVGIVICNRQGQVLWARRYGQHSWQFPQGGINRGETAEQAMYRELFEEVGLSKKDVRILASTRNWLRYKLPKRLVRWDTKPVCIGQKQKWFLLQLMCNDADINMQRSSTPEFDGWRWVSFWYPVRQVVSFKRDVYRWVMKEFAATVMPVPATQRQIPAYRRKRG
- the mutH gene encoding DNA mismatch repair endonuclease MutH; translation: MAFLSPLLLPPENEQQLFERAQALAGFSLGELATHAQLPIPKDLKRDKGWVGILLERFLGAMAGSKPEQDFPELGIELKTIPIDAAGKPLETTFVCVAPLTGNSGVTWASSHVRHKMARVLWIPVEGERQIPLTHRRIGSPLLWSPNAAEEEMLRRDWEELMDLIVLGHVERITARHGAVLQLRPKAANGKALTEAIGEQGQPILTLPRGFYLKKNFTGALLARYFLI
- a CDS encoding TerC family protein; amino-acid sequence: MFEWIVDPNAWLALGTLTILEIILGIDNIIFLSLVVAKLPKTQQNKARRLGLAAAMLMRLALLGSITWVIRLTHPLFSIMAHSVSARDLILLLGGLFLIWKASKEIHETIEGPREEQHTQVHSFFGAIMQIMLLDIIFSLDSVITAVGLSDHLFIMMAAVVSAVGVMMYAARPIGEFVNHHPSVKVLALAFLILVGFTLMLESFQVHVPKGYIYFAMFFSMAVETLNLMRSKKGGVSK